GGAGGCCGGCGCGACGAATGACAGTGACGACGGTCCTGGTGGCCGTCGTTGCGGCGCTGCTGGCGACGGTGGCACCGGTCAGTGCACAGGAGGAGCTCAGCTTCATCCCTGCTCGCGCGGCCGCCGCTGACGCGTTCGGCTTCGAGTACGACCAGGATCTTCTCGGCAACGATGTCCTGCACATCCAGCCCGAGCCGTTCCTGAGCGTCACCGCAAGCGACGCGATGATGCCCAACGCCCGCGACTCGGTGCTGGACGCCGGCCCGGTCGGCGATGGTCCCTCCGCTGGTGAGGCCAACGTGGCCGAGATCACTGTCGAGGCCGACATCATCGCCCCGGCCGCCCGTGCCACCGCCGTCACCACCGATGTCAACCTGCTGCAGCCCGCCGTGGGCGACGCCCACATCGTGACCGCCGACGCCATCGCCGCCGTCTCCACCACGACCTGCACCGAGCAGACCCTCGAGGAGGCCGCCGCGGGCACCGCCCTCACCGGCCTGACGATCGGCGGGGAGGCCATCCCGGTCGACGTGCCGTTCAACACCGAGATCGAGATCCCCAACCTGGCCCGCGTCACCATCAAGGAGGTCGTCCCGGACAGCGACGGCATCGGCTGGACCGTTCGTGGCCTGCACATCCGCACCCTCGACCCGCTGACCGGTGCCGTCGACAGCGAGATCATCGTCTCCGAGGCCCACAGCACCGTCGACTGCGGCGGCACCCCGCCGGAGTGGCCGCCCCCCGGCGGACCGGACCCCGCTGGCCTGTCGGTCCAGAAGTCGATCCTCGACGCCACCCCCGGCGAGGACGGCACCGTTGCGGTCGAGCCCGGCGACAGCGTCACCTACGTCATCGACGTCACCAACGTCGACGAGGCGGCGTGCACGGTCAACCGGATCGTGGACTTCCTGCCGCTGCCCCTGTCGGCTGACGGCACCGGTGAGGTCCTCACCGACATCGAGGCCACGCCCCGTGGCGAGAACGGCCTGGTCTACGAGATCGAGCCCGTCACCCTCGAGCCCGGCGACAGCCTGACCGGCACGATCACCTCCGTGCTGCCCGACCCGCTCGCCAGCGGCTCCTACTTCAACGACGCCGTCGCCTACGGCACCTGCGGCATCGGCCGCTCGGGCCTGTCCGCCGGCTTCACCTGGGACGGCGGCGAGACCGACCCGTGCGACTCGCCGATCACCACCGGCACGTTCTCCAGCACCTCCCGCCTGGGTGGCGACGACCGTGTCGACACGGCGCTGCGCGTCTCCGGCATGCTGACGGTCAACGAGGCCAACGCGGTCGTCATGGCCCGCTCTGACATGTTCCCCGATGCGCTGGCGGCCTCCGGCCTGGCGGCGGAGCTGTGCGCCCCGCTGCTGCTCAACGCCCCGGGTGACCTGCACCCCGACAACCTGGCGGAGATCCAGCGCCTCGACGTCGACGACGTCTACCTGGCGGGTGGCGAGGCCGCGCTGAGCGCCTCGATCGCTGATGACCTCGAGGCCGAGGGCATCAACGTCATCCGCGTGGCGGGGGACAGCCGGTACACCACCGCCCGTGCCATCGCCTTCGAGATCGTCCGCATCGGCGGCCCCGTGGCCCGCGCCACGCTGGTCCGCGCCGACATCTTCCCCGACGCCATGTCGGCGGCCAACCTGGCCACCCACGCCCGGTCCCCGATCCTCCTGACCGACTCCGACGACCTCAACGACGCCTCAGCGGCGGCGCTGCCGGCGATCCTCGACGGCGAGGCCGGCAACATGGTCTACATCGGCGGTGGCGAGGTGGCGATCGAGGCGTCGGTCGAGGACGAGCTCAACCGCGCGTACCAGACGCGTCGCCTGGCCGGCCTCAACCGCTTCGAGACCTCGGTGGCCTTCATCGAGGAGGCCGTGGCGCTCGGCGCCATCCGAGACATCACCTGGGTCGCCTCCGGCCACGACTTCCCCGACGCCCTGACCGGGTCGGTCGGTGCCTTCCGGCAGGACGCCGGGCTGATGTTGACCAACCCCAACGACCTGGCCGACTCGCCGGCCACGAAGACCTACCTGTCGGGCTTCGCCGAGCAGATCACCACCGCCGTGATCGTCGGTGGACCGGCTGCGGTCTCCGAGCAGGTCGAGGGCCAGATCCTGGACGCCATCCGGGAGTGACGGCTGCCGCACCACGACGAACGGGCGCCCCGGTGGGCGCCCGTTCGGCGTTTCCCGGCCCGGCTACCCTTCCGTCGTGACGCCCCCGACCGCCCCCGCCTCCGTCGTGGCCGAGCGGCTGCCCGGCATCTACGTGCACGTCCCGTTCTGCCTGCGTCGTTGCGACTACTGCGACTTCACGACCTTCGCCGACCGTGACGAGGCCATCCCCGCCTACGTCGAGGCCCTGACCGCCCACATCAGGCGTACCCCGCAGGACGCCACGTTCGGGTCGGTCTTCGTGGGTGGCGGCACCCCCACCTACCTGCCGCCAGATGACCTCCGGCAGGTCCTGCAGGCGCTCGGCGACACCTTCGAGTTCGCCGACGACGCGGAGTGGACGGTGGAGGCCAACCCCGAGACCGTCGACGCGGAGATGGCCGCCGCGCTCGCCGGCGGTGGGGTGAACCGCATCTCCCTCGGGGCCCAGTCCTTCGACACCCGCGTCCTGTCGACCCTCGGCCGCTGGCACGACCCCGACAGCGTGCCCCGCGCGATCGGCCACCTGCGCGACGCCGGCATCGACCGGCTGAGCATCGACCTGATCTACGGCACACCGGGAGAGACCGACGCGTCGTGGGCGGCCACGCTCGACCGGGCGGTCGAGCTGGGCACCAGCCACGTGTCGGCCTACGCCCTGACCGTGGAGCCCAACACGCCGTACGCCGCCCGTGTGCGGACCGATGACGCCCTCGCACCGGACGAGGACGTGCAGGCCGCCCGCATGGCGGTCACCGACGAACGGCTGGGCGCGGCCGGCATGCACCGCTACGAGGTGTCCAACTGGGCCCGGCCGGGCCTGGAGTCACGACACAACCTGACGTACTGGCGGGGTAACGACTGGCTGGCGTTCGGCTCGGGAGCCCACGGTGCATGGGAGGGCCGGCGCTACTGGCTGGTGCGGGATCCCGACAAGTACGCCCGGATGGTGGCGGAGGGCCACGAGCCGCTCGGTGGACAGGAACACCCCGACGCCGAGGCGCGCCGACTCGAACGGCTGATGATGGGCCTGCGGGTCACCGAAGGCGTGCCGCGCGAGGAGGTCGTGCCGCTGGACCCCGGAATCGTCGCCCGGTTGATGGGTCGGGGACTGCTGACCATGAAACCGGGGGACCGGTTGGCGCTGACCCCTGCCGGGATGCCCCTTGCCGGAGCGGTCATCCGCGAGCTGGCCTGACCGCCGGTCGGCGATCAGCCCCCGGGCTGATCCGACGAGGCCGCCGGGGTGTGCCGGAGTCGTCGGAACCGTGCCCAGGCGAGGAACGTTGCCGGGTCGGTGGCCCGCATCACGTGGTGTCCCTGGGCGATGTCGGTGCCGAGCTCGGCAAGGACTGCCCAGGTGTCGGCCGTCTCGACGCCTTCCGCGACCACATCCATCCCCAGGCCGTGGCCCATCTCGATGATGGAGCGCACGATCACGGCGTCCAGCGGCTCGAGCACCATCCGGTCGACGAAGGACATGTCGATCTTGATCTCGTGGATCGGGAAGCGACGCAGGTGGGAGAGGGAGGAGTACCCGGTGCCGAAGTCGTCGACCGAGACGCGCGTGCCCATCTCGGCAAGCTCCGGGATGACCCCGAGCGCCTCGACCTCGCGGGTCAGCAGCGCGGTCTCGGTGACCTCGAGGACCAAGCTGTCGCGAGACAGGTCATGGTCCCTCAGCACGATGTCGAGCCGCTCCGGGAAGCGCGGGTCGGCCACGTCGTCGCCGGTCAGGTTGATCGAGATCGGGACCGTGAAGCCGGCGTCACGCATGCGCGCACAGTGCCCGGCGGCCTGGCGCATCACCACGTCGGTCAGCTCGCGCAGCCGACCGGCGGCTCGCGCCAGGTCCACGATCGCCTGGGCGGGGACCTGCAGGCCGTCCGCGGCAGGCCAGCGGACCAGCGCCTCGGCGCCGACCAGGCTGCCGTCGACGAAGGAGACCTTCGGCTGATAGGCCACCTCGAGGGTGTCGATCGGTTCGGGCAGCCGGATGACGTCGGAACGCCGGCGTACCGGGGTCGATGGCGCAGCGTTGCCCCTGGGCGGGGGTTCCTCCCGCCGGGCCGTGGTGCCGTACAGCGAGGCCGCAGCGGCGCGAACCAGCTCGCCGGGGGTCACCCCATCCGCGGGGGAGGACGCGGTACCCGTGCGCAGCACGAGGCCGTCGGGCAGCCCGTCCTCCTGCGATCGGACCCGCTGCTGCAGCCGGTCGACCATGGCCGCTGATTCCGCCGCCACCTGCTCGCGGGTGGCCGCCGTGACCAAGCACACGACGTGCTCGTCCATCGCCACCACCTCGTCCGGCGTCGGGTCCTGCTTGGCGAGCTGCGACAGGAGCAGGGTGCTGCGACGTCCTGCGAGGACCGTTGCATCCGACGTCGACGTGAGGCTGCCGAGGACCAGGACGAGGCAGGCCCCGTCGAGGCGGCTGCTGTCGATCGCCGCGGTGATCAGCTGCTCGGGATCGACGTCGTCGTGGTCGGACACGGCCACGGGACGGACCGCACCTGCCCGCCACCGTGGGAGGACGGCCAGGAGGATCAGGCCGACGGCCGCCACGAGGATCGCGACTGTCGTGGCCGTCGTGGCCGTCACGACCCTGCCCGGCAGTCCTCGGTCGGCGCGTGCGCGCGTGCTCGTGGTGACGCTGCTGCCCTCGTGGTCCCGCCCATGTCCTGGCCTCCATCCATCCCGGTCCGCCGAGATCGAACCCGTTCGGAGCGTGATACGTCCCGAAGTGAAGATCGCTCACGTTCCGTGACGAACTATTTTCCGAGGCGTGTTCCCGGGGCCCGGAGCCGCGAGCTGCCCAAACGGCGACCGCTCGTCAGCTCTCGGTCACGTCTGCCTGCTCCGCGTCGGTCGCCCTGAACGACTCCAGCTGGACGGCGATGACGTCGTCGAGGTCGCCGCGCCGGGACGGCGGCATGGCCCCCCGACCGCGCGCTTCGCGGTACTGGTCCCAGAAGATTGCCCAGGACACGAACGACTGGGCGTCGATGGCCTTCATGACGTGGTTGCCCTGCGCGACGTCGGTGCCGAACTCCTCCAGCATGGCCCACGCCTCGTTGGTCTCCACCCCCTCCGCCACCACGCGCATGCCCAGGCTGTGGCCGAGGTCGACGATGGAGCGCACGATGACCGCATCGTTGGGCCGGATCACCATGCGGTCGACGAAGGACATGTCGATCTTGATCTCGTTGACGGGGAACTTGCGCAGGTGCGACAGCGAGGAGAACCCGGTCCCGAAGTCGTCGATGGCCAGCTGGACACCCATGTCGGCCACCCTGGGCAGGACGCCGAGGGCCTCGACCTCCTGGGTCAGCAGCGCGGTCTCGGTCACCTCCACGCTGATGCTCCCCGGCGCCAGGCCGTGGGCGTCGATGACGGCCTGGATGCGTTCGGGGAGCTCGACGTCGGCGATGTCGCGTTCGGTCAGGTTGACCGCGACGGTGAACTCGAAGCCCTCGGCCTGCATCGTGGCGCAGTGGGCGCCTGACCGGTCGAGCACGAAGTCGGTGAGCTCGCGCAGCAGGCCGGCATGTTCGGCAATCAGGATGATCTCCCCGGCCGGGATGAACCCGAGCGTCGG
The nucleotide sequence above comes from Euzebya pacifica. Encoded proteins:
- a CDS encoding cell wall-binding repeat-containing protein, translated to MTVTTVLVAVVAALLATVAPVSAQEELSFIPARAAAADAFGFEYDQDLLGNDVLHIQPEPFLSVTASDAMMPNARDSVLDAGPVGDGPSAGEANVAEITVEADIIAPAARATAVTTDVNLLQPAVGDAHIVTADAIAAVSTTTCTEQTLEEAAAGTALTGLTIGGEAIPVDVPFNTEIEIPNLARVTIKEVVPDSDGIGWTVRGLHIRTLDPLTGAVDSEIIVSEAHSTVDCGGTPPEWPPPGGPDPAGLSVQKSILDATPGEDGTVAVEPGDSVTYVIDVTNVDEAACTVNRIVDFLPLPLSADGTGEVLTDIEATPRGENGLVYEIEPVTLEPGDSLTGTITSVLPDPLASGSYFNDAVAYGTCGIGRSGLSAGFTWDGGETDPCDSPITTGTFSSTSRLGGDDRVDTALRVSGMLTVNEANAVVMARSDMFPDALAASGLAAELCAPLLLNAPGDLHPDNLAEIQRLDVDDVYLAGGEAALSASIADDLEAEGINVIRVAGDSRYTTARAIAFEIVRIGGPVARATLVRADIFPDAMSAANLATHARSPILLTDSDDLNDASAAALPAILDGEAGNMVYIGGGEVAIEASVEDELNRAYQTRRLAGLNRFETSVAFIEEAVALGAIRDITWVASGHDFPDALTGSVGAFRQDAGLMLTNPNDLADSPATKTYLSGFAEQITTAVIVGGPAAVSEQVEGQILDAIRE
- the hemW gene encoding radical SAM family heme chaperone HemW yields the protein MTPPTAPASVVAERLPGIYVHVPFCLRRCDYCDFTTFADRDEAIPAYVEALTAHIRRTPQDATFGSVFVGGGTPTYLPPDDLRQVLQALGDTFEFADDAEWTVEANPETVDAEMAAALAGGGVNRISLGAQSFDTRVLSTLGRWHDPDSVPRAIGHLRDAGIDRLSIDLIYGTPGETDASWAATLDRAVELGTSHVSAYALTVEPNTPYAARVRTDDALAPDEDVQAARMAVTDERLGAAGMHRYEVSNWARPGLESRHNLTYWRGNDWLAFGSGAHGAWEGRRYWLVRDPDKYARMVAEGHEPLGGQEHPDAEARRLERLMMGLRVTEGVPREEVVPLDPGIVARLMGRGLLTMKPGDRLALTPAGMPLAGAVIRELA
- a CDS encoding EAL domain-containing protein; protein product: MTATTATTVAILVAAVGLILLAVLPRWRAGAVRPVAVSDHDDVDPEQLITAAIDSSRLDGACLVLVLGSLTSTSDATVLAGRRSTLLLSQLAKQDPTPDEVVAMDEHVVCLVTAATREQVAAESAAMVDRLQQRVRSQEDGLPDGLVLRTGTASSPADGVTPGELVRAAAASLYGTTARREEPPPRGNAAPSTPVRRRSDVIRLPEPIDTLEVAYQPKVSFVDGSLVGAEALVRWPAADGLQVPAQAIVDLARAAGRLRELTDVVMRQAAGHCARMRDAGFTVPISINLTGDDVADPRFPERLDIVLRDHDLSRDSLVLEVTETALLTREVEALGVIPELAEMGTRVSVDDFGTGYSSLSHLRRFPIHEIKIDMSFVDRMVLEPLDAVIVRSIIEMGHGLGMDVVAEGVETADTWAVLAELGTDIAQGHHVMRATDPATFLAWARFRRLRHTPAASSDQPGG